A stretch of the Synechocystis sp. PCC 7338 genome encodes the following:
- the map gene encoding type I methionyl aminopeptidase, with amino-acid sequence MGDTITLLSRREIEKMRQAGQLSAALLDHLAPMVQPGITTLDLNDEAEKWTKAHGAISAPLGYNGFPKSICTSINEVICHGIPHRKRVLQEGDIINVDVTPILDGYHGDCSRTFFVGTPSPVAEKLVKVTEECLHLGIEAVKPGGKIGDIGAAIQKHAEAQGFSVVRDFVGHGISKIFHTAPQIPHYGKAGKGKRLRPGMVFTIEPMINEGTWEAVLLDDGWTAITKDGKLSAQFEHTIAVTEDGVEILTLGE; translated from the coding sequence ATGGGCGACACTATTACCCTCCTTTCCCGCCGAGAAATAGAAAAAATGCGGCAGGCGGGCCAACTATCGGCGGCCCTACTTGATCACCTAGCGCCAATGGTGCAACCGGGCATAACCACCCTAGATCTCAACGACGAAGCGGAAAAATGGACAAAAGCTCACGGAGCCATCAGCGCCCCCCTTGGTTATAACGGTTTCCCCAAATCTATTTGCACCAGCATCAACGAGGTTATCTGCCATGGCATCCCCCACCGCAAACGGGTCTTGCAGGAAGGAGACATCATCAACGTTGACGTTACGCCAATCCTGGACGGCTATCATGGCGACTGTTCCCGCACCTTTTTTGTCGGTACCCCCAGCCCAGTGGCAGAAAAACTGGTCAAAGTGACCGAAGAATGTCTACACCTAGGCATTGAAGCAGTTAAACCAGGCGGCAAAATTGGTGATATTGGAGCTGCTATCCAAAAGCATGCCGAAGCCCAGGGGTTTTCAGTGGTTCGAGATTTTGTCGGCCACGGCATTAGCAAAATTTTCCACACCGCCCCCCAAATTCCCCATTACGGCAAAGCGGGCAAAGGTAAACGGTTACGCCCAGGCATGGTATTCACTATCGAACCCATGATCAATGAAGGCACCTGGGAAGCGGTGTTACTAGATGATGGTTGGACTGCCATTACCAAAGACGGTAAGCTTTCCGCCCAGTTTGAGCACACCATTGCCGTCACTGAAGATGGAGTGGAAATTTTGACCCTAGGGGAGTAG
- a CDS encoding thiol-disulfide oxidoreductase DCC family protein: protein MKNWQIELLYDGECPLCLREVNFLRNKDRGRGLVNFVDIAQADYNPQDHGGISFEDAMARIHAVKADGTVIKNVAVFREVYKVLGIDWLYAPTRWPIIGPLVDRIYDFWADRRLSWTGRPSLAEILAQREKGMCANGGCALPVAGGSEVVH, encoded by the coding sequence GTGAAAAATTGGCAAATTGAACTTTTATACGACGGTGAATGCCCCCTTTGCCTCCGAGAGGTTAATTTCCTGCGTAATAAAGACCGGGGCCGGGGTTTGGTTAATTTTGTGGACATCGCCCAGGCGGATTACAATCCCCAAGACCATGGCGGCATCAGCTTTGAGGATGCCATGGCCCGCATTCATGCGGTGAAGGCCGACGGAACAGTAATCAAAAATGTGGCCGTTTTTCGAGAAGTGTACAAAGTGCTAGGTATTGATTGGCTGTATGCTCCCACCCGCTGGCCCATCATTGGTCCCTTGGTGGACAGAATTTACGACTTTTGGGCCGATCGCCGTTTGAGCTGGACAGGACGGCCGAGCTTGGCGGAAATTTTAGCCCAGAGGGAAAAGGGCATGTGTGCAAATGGTGGCTGTGCATTGCCCGTTGCCGGTGGTTCCGAAGTTGTCCACTAA
- the ribE gene encoding riboflavin synthase, with protein MFTGIIQSLGYLSAQRADRLEITLAPADAQRVLGDISLGDSIAVDGVCLTVEAIAHQGFLADVSPETLQRTTLGRAKERRTAVNIETSLRVGGKVGGHFVSGHVDGVGQLLSNEQTDNAWLLSFGAVGSLQGQWQQYLAPYLVPKGSIAVNGISLTVADCGEDWFNVAVIPHTYSETNLQLLQPGDWVNLEGDILGKYAARFLSRGQVMGQAKDIDLAFLHENGYG; from the coding sequence GTGTTCACTGGTATTATCCAATCCCTCGGTTATCTTTCTGCCCAGCGGGCCGATCGCCTGGAAATTACCCTGGCCCCTGCCGACGCTCAACGGGTTTTAGGAGATATTTCCCTGGGGGACAGCATTGCAGTGGATGGAGTTTGCCTCACCGTAGAGGCGATCGCCCACCAGGGATTTTTAGCGGACGTTTCTCCGGAAACCTTGCAACGTACTACCCTAGGCAGAGCCAAGGAAAGACGCACAGCGGTCAACATTGAAACTTCCCTCCGGGTAGGGGGAAAAGTGGGGGGACATTTTGTCTCTGGCCATGTGGACGGAGTGGGGCAATTATTGAGCAATGAACAAACCGATAATGCTTGGCTGCTCAGCTTTGGGGCAGTGGGCAGTTTACAGGGGCAATGGCAACAATATTTAGCTCCCTACCTCGTTCCTAAGGGCAGTATTGCCGTCAATGGCATCAGTTTAACAGTGGCGGACTGTGGCGAAGACTGGTTTAACGTGGCCGTTATTCCCCACACCTATAGCGAAACCAATTTACAGTTACTGCAACCGGGGGACTGGGTCAATTTGGAGGGGGATATTTTGGGTAAATATGCGGCCCGATTTTTGTCCAGAGGCCAGGTAATGGGTCAGGCGAAAGATATCGACCTAGCTTTTTTACATGAAAATGGCTATGGCTAA
- a CDS encoding low molecular weight protein-tyrosine-phosphatase — MKLLFVCLGNICRSPAAENIMNAQIDQAGLGAKIVCDSAGTSSYHVGDSPDLRMTESLKKRGYRVQGRARQFFPEDFAEFDLILAMDRDNYRNILAQDRQGKYQNKVKMICDYAENFADREVPDPYYGGQAGFEHVIDLLEDACDNLLTSLDKELVN, encoded by the coding sequence ATGAAATTATTATTTGTTTGTTTGGGAAATATTTGCCGATCGCCAGCGGCGGAAAATATCATGAACGCCCAGATTGACCAAGCAGGCTTAGGGGCAAAAATTGTTTGTGATTCTGCGGGCACGTCCAGCTACCATGTGGGGGACTCACCCGATCTTCGCATGACAGAAAGTTTAAAAAAACGAGGTTATCGGGTACAGGGGAGAGCTAGACAGTTTTTTCCAGAAGATTTTGCCGAATTTGACTTGATTTTAGCCATGGATCGGGATAATTATCGTAATATTCTGGCCCAAGACCGTCAGGGGAAATATCAAAATAAGGTAAAAATGATCTGTGACTATGCCGAAAACTTTGCTGACCGGGAAGTTCCCGACCCCTATTACGGCGGGCAAGCCGGTTTTGAGCATGTGATTGATTTGCTAGAAGATGCCTGTGATAATTTGCTCACCAGCTTGGATAAGGAGTTGGTCAATTAA
- a CDS encoding ROK family protein, which translates to MSSPSPTHREVIGIDIGGSSIKFGRFLSNGDCTESLVLPTPQPALPKAVYAQLAHGIDLLKNSACVAIGVGMPGPADAAGRVAQLAINLPQWHDIPLADWLENHGQLPTVLENDANCAGLGEAWLGAGRNYRNFILLTLGTGVGGAVFLNGKLFTGPQGAGGELGLISIETEGYPCNSGNRGSLEQHASAQTLRREMNLTGLELAQLAAKGDAEAIAYWEKFGQRLGMGIANLVYVLTPEAVIIGGGLSASSSYFFPSMTSEIEERVLFPSRRGLKILVAQLGNRAGMIGAARLAWQKLVYRTDGP; encoded by the coding sequence ATGAGTTCTCCCTCTCCCACACACCGCGAGGTCATTGGCATTGACATTGGTGGTTCCTCCATTAAGTTTGGCCGTTTCCTGAGCAATGGAGATTGCACCGAGTCCTTGGTTTTGCCCACTCCCCAACCGGCTTTGCCCAAGGCAGTCTATGCCCAGTTAGCCCATGGCATTGACCTATTGAAAAATTCAGCTTGTGTGGCGATCGGTGTTGGCATGCCGGGACCGGCGGATGCGGCAGGACGGGTGGCCCAGTTAGCGATTAATTTACCCCAGTGGCACGACATTCCCTTGGCGGATTGGTTGGAAAACCATGGACAGTTACCGACAGTGTTGGAGAATGATGCCAATTGTGCTGGTTTGGGGGAAGCTTGGCTGGGAGCGGGAAGGAATTACCGCAATTTTATTTTGCTTACCCTGGGCACAGGGGTGGGGGGAGCGGTGTTTTTGAATGGCAAATTGTTTACGGGCCCCCAAGGAGCAGGGGGAGAATTGGGACTAATTTCCATTGAAACAGAGGGCTATCCTTGTAACAGTGGTAATCGAGGTTCTTTAGAGCAACATGCTTCGGCCCAAACCCTACGGCGGGAAATGAATCTGACGGGCCTAGAGTTGGCCCAATTGGCCGCCAAGGGAGATGCGGAGGCGATCGCCTATTGGGAGAAGTTTGGCCAACGGTTGGGCATGGGGATTGCGAACCTGGTCTATGTCCTAACCCCGGAGGCGGTAATTATTGGCGGGGGTCTGAGCGCTAGCTCCAGTTACTTTTTTCCCTCCATGACATCGGAAATTGAGGAAAGGGTGCTTTTCCCTTCCCGCCGGGGCTTAAAAATTTTGGTGGCCCAACTGGGGAACAGGGCTGGCATGATCGGTGCGG